The DNA window GGCGTCCCTCATGAGCCCCTCGGCAACGCCGGTTCTCATCGTTCCCAGAACCGTTCTGGCGAGGTACTTGCCCTCCTCGGGTTGCGCGTCCATGAAGAGGTTGGCCAGGTGCTTCAGCTTTCTGTCCTGACTCCCCTGCCCGCTCGCCTCTGCTATCTTAATGAACGTGCCGTAAACACGCTTTATCGTGAGGGGCTGGGAGAAGAAGCTCTTCTGCTTTTTCTTCTTCAGGGCCAGGGCGACGCTCTCACCGAAGTCTCCGGTGTCCCTCACCGAGTTCTCTATCTCCCTCTCGGGAACGCCGGTTGCCATGGAAACGGCCTTTATGAGGAGCTTCTCGCCAACCCCAAGTTCTCTCTCATCCCAGTCAGGGAAGACCTTTCCGAGAATGAGGTACGGTATTATCTCAAGGAGCTCATCGGGGGTTCTCTTCAGAAAATCGGAGACGAACCTCGTCTTGAGGGTCTTGAGTGTCGTTTTTTCAAGGCGTCTGTAGAGGTCGGCCAGTTCGGCATATTTCATCTTCACCACCCGGGATAGGTTAGGAAGAAGGGAGATAAAAGGGTTTAGCCGACCCACCTTCCCACCACGGGCCGGCCCCCGTGGATTCCGGTCACATCGTAGGGCAGACCGAGATCGGCCAGGAGGTTCTTCGCTCCCTCGACCTCCTCCTTCCGGAGAAGGGCAAAGAGACCCCTGCCCAGCATTATCATGGAACTGGGATTTCTAAGTACTCTATCAAGCTCCCCCGCCAGTTCAAGGAGCTCTCCGTTCAGAAGGCCCGTTTTCTCGGCGAATTCCCTCGCCAGAACCATCATCCTTTCCGGACTCGGCTCCCGGAGGAGCTTCTCAAGTGCCTCATTTCCCTCGCGCTCTATGACCTTCACAACGTCGCCGTCCAGAACTTCCCTCGTTGATAGCCTTCCAAGAGGAACCACGAGAACCCGGTAGTCCTCGAAGAACAGATTGTCGACAACCCCGATTCCCGGGCCGCCCGCCTTAACGCGAACCTCTATCCCGCCGGCGAGCTGGGCTATGACGTCCCCGAGGCCGCCCCTGTTGAGAACCTCGTACTTGTGCGCTATCTGGGCGGCTTTAAGCCACGTCCCGCCGAAGGCGTAGCTTAAGGCCAAAGCAGTTCCCAGGGCACCGCCGGCGCTGTTACCGAAGCCGTATCCGTTCGGGAAGTCGAAGTACTGCCAGATTTCAACCTCTCCGTGGAAATCCTCCGGAACGAGTTCGTCCGCGACGGAGTAGCTTATGACCGCCCTTTTCTTCCCAACCGGCTCGCCGTTGAAGGCAACGTGTACGTGTCTCTCCAGGGTGCCGGTTTCTATGCTCGCGAAGACGTTGACACCCTTGTCGAGGTTCACCCCCGCCCCGAGGGAGCCGGCTTTGAGCGGGTCATCGTGAAACATGGGGACGAAGAAGGCCGTTATGTGAGCGGGAACGAAGGTTCTAACGAGCAACCTCTCACCTCCGAGAAGAGGGTCGAACCTTTGCCTTTTAAAAGTGGCGAGAAAAGGGAAAAAGAAAGCTCACTTCTCTGCCACGTACACCGGAACCTTTCCGTGCGGTATGCCGTACTTCCTGCCGTACCACTCCGTGAGGAAGTACCAAGCGCCGACGAGGAGAACAAGGCCAAGCGGAAGGAGTATCGCCCAGCTGTGGACGCCGAAGCCAAAGAGCACGTAGAGTATGATGCCAACGCTCGATGCGGTTACCGCGTACGGCACCTGCGTCGTGACGTGGTCTATGTGGTCCGAACCGGAGAACATTGAACTCATGATGGTCGTGTCGCTGATCGGTGAGCAGTGGTCGCCAAAGATACCGCCGGCGAAGACAGCACCGATGGCGGCGAAGACCTCCGGACCAACATAGCCGGTAACCCCGTAGGCGAGCGGTATGGCGATGGGCAGCATTATGCTGAAGGTTCCCCAGCTCGTTCCGGTCGTGAAGGAGATGAACATCGAGATGAGGAACACTATCAGCGGCACCCAGCTGCCGGTGACGCCGGCGCTCTTGGCGAGGTCAACGATGTACGGGGCGGTCCCGACGGCGTCGGTGGCGCTCTTGATGCTCCAGGCCAAGAGCAGTATCGTGTTGGCTATGATCATCTGCTTCATACCTCGGATTATGGCGTCCTCGGCTTCTTCGACGGTCATGCGCCTCATTCCCAGGACGAGGAAGAAGGCAACCACGACCATGGCGAAGGAGCCCCAGAGAAGCGCCAAGGCAGAGTCGGAGTTTCCAAGAACACCCATCAGTCCATCGGTGGCGTAGACCTCGCTTCCGCCGCCGGTATACCACATGCCGTAGAGGGTGACGAATATGAGCGTCAGTATCGGCCAGATGAAGATGTGGACGCTGCCGTCCTCCTTCGGCATGCCTAGGTCAACCTCGGTTGTCATGAGCGGCCTTGCGCCATCGCGGAGGACTTTGCCCTCGGTCCTGGCGCGCATCTCTGCCTTGAGCATCGGGCCGTAGTGCCTGTGGGTGAAGGCCACGATGAAGACCAGTATTATCGCGAGTATCGAGTAGAACCTGAAGGGAACGCTGTGCATCCAGGCGACGTAGGCGCCGTAGTCAACGTTGAGGTCCTTGAAGGCGTCGCCGATGAGACCGACCTCGTAGCCTATCCAGGTAGAGACTATGGCCAGTCCCGCAACCGGCGCGGCCGTCGAGTCGTCTATGTAGGCGAGCATCTCACGGGAAACGCGGGTCCTGTCGGTGATGGGCCTCATGGTGTTACCGACTATGATGGTGTTGGTGTAGTCATCGAAGAAGATGAGCACACCGAGGAGCCATCCCATCAGTGAGGCACCGCGACTGCTGCGTACTTTGCTCGCCAGGGCGCGGCCTATCGCCATCGCTCCTCCAGACTTGTATATCAATCCCACACCCGCACCGATGAGGAAGTCAAAGATGAGTATCTTGACGTTCCAGTCATCGATGGCGTTGCCTACTATCCAATCGAGGGTTTGGGTGGTTCCTGTCACAGGGTTCCATCCGGAGACCATTACACCTCCAATCCAGACACCGGCGAACAGAGCCAGGATAACCCTCTTCGTCCATATCGCCAAGATAATAGCCACCAGAGGCGGCAGCAGAGACAGTATCCCAAAGTCCGACACAGTTTCACCCCCATCTAAATACCATGCCTTGAATTCTTGGGTGGAATATAAGGTTTCCTGAAAAGTTTTTGACACAATGACATGTTTCCGAAAATCTCGTGGGCCGTTTCCATACATTTGAATCTGATTTCTTGCATTTTAGTGAATACTGGTGTACTCCTGCATTAATGCATGCTTTCAAGTACAATAATGCGCACCAATACCATAAAAATCTTTCCCAGAAAAGCTTCAGAAAAGAGACATTGGGGCTTAAAAAACGCTAAAGAAGGGCGACTCACTCGGAAGAGTATTTGAAAATTGAAGGGCCTTTCATGATTGGCCATCTATCAGCTCTCTAAGCCTCTGAAAGTCCTTTCTCAACTCCCCCCTCAGAGGCGGACGGTAGAGGGCAACGGCCGGGTGGTACATCGGCATTATGACGAATCTGCCGAAGAGCGTGTGCGCCTCGAAGGTCTTTCCGTGTATCCTGCTTATCGGCTCGACCTCGAAGCCGAACTTCTCAAGGATGTACCTCATGGAGTGCCTTCCGAGGGGAACTATAACCTTAGGCCGGATTATGTCTATCTGTCTGTCGAGATAGGGCGAACAGGCTTTGATTTCCTCCTCCGTGGGGTCGCGGTTTTCCGGCGGGCGG is part of the Thermococcus sp. 21S7 genome and encodes:
- a CDS encoding Na+/H+ antiporter NhaC family protein, with the translated sequence MSDFGILSLLPPLVAIILAIWTKRVILALFAGVWIGGVMVSGWNPVTGTTQTLDWIVGNAIDDWNVKILIFDFLIGAGVGLIYKSGGAMAIGRALASKVRSSRGASLMGWLLGVLIFFDDYTNTIIVGNTMRPITDRTRVSREMLAYIDDSTAAPVAGLAIVSTWIGYEVGLIGDAFKDLNVDYGAYVAWMHSVPFRFYSILAIILVFIVAFTHRHYGPMLKAEMRARTEGKVLRDGARPLMTTEVDLGMPKEDGSVHIFIWPILTLIFVTLYGMWYTGGGSEVYATDGLMGVLGNSDSALALLWGSFAMVVVAFFLVLGMRRMTVEEAEDAIIRGMKQMIIANTILLLAWSIKSATDAVGTAPYIVDLAKSAGVTGSWVPLIVFLISMFISFTTGTSWGTFSIMLPIAIPLAYGVTGYVGPEVFAAIGAVFAGGIFGDHCSPISDTTIMSSMFSGSDHIDHVTTQVPYAVTASSVGIILYVLFGFGVHSWAILLPLGLVLLVGAWYFLTEWYGRKYGIPHGKVPVYVAEK
- the udg gene encoding type-4 uracil-DNA glycosylase; this encodes MGKEEAMRKLEERIRSCQKCPLGSLRTNAVPGSGSYDARVMFVGEAPGYWEDQRGLPFVGRAGKVLDELLAEIGLSREEVYITNIVKCRPPENRDPTEEEIKACSPYLDRQIDIIRPKVIVPLGRHSMRYILEKFGFEVEPISRIHGKTFEAHTLFGRFVIMPMYHPAVALYRPPLRGELRKDFQRLRELIDGQS
- a CDS encoding pantoate kinase produces the protein MLVRTFVPAHITAFFVPMFHDDPLKAGSLGAGVNLDKGVNVFASIETGTLERHVHVAFNGEPVGKKRAVISYSVADELVPEDFHGEVEIWQYFDFPNGYGFGNSAGGALGTALALSYAFGGTWLKAAQIAHKYEVLNRGGLGDVIAQLAGGIEVRVKAGGPGIGVVDNLFFEDYRVLVVPLGRLSTREVLDGDVVKVIEREGNEALEKLLREPSPERMMVLAREFAEKTGLLNGELLELAGELDRVLRNPSSMIMLGRGLFALLRKEEVEGAKNLLADLGLPYDVTGIHGGRPVVGRWVG